The following coding sequences are from one Hydra vulgaris chromosome 04, alternate assembly HydraT2T_AEP window:
- the LOC136079681 gene encoding voltage-dependent calcium channel subunit alpha-2/delta-4-like isoform X2 — protein sequence MEAIAKIAARMIIHALGENNYFNVITVSNGAKLIEPCVPYLSQATKFNKEKMQIAINKIEKPNNVLNLTNGILLAFYILNSAVGGNNRIYRVSCNKLIIVISDGLKGNYNNAGKAVFDRMNSEKIVRVFSYLVGLVKNPNDRALKEMSCNNRGYFYKIETLGNIWNSVVEYLEVLSRSLASHKDEIKPTLSPVY from the exons CTATAGCAAAGATAGCGGCTCGAATGATTATTCATGCTTTGggagaaaataattatttcaacgTAATTACTGTTAGCAACGGAGCAAAACTCATAGAACCATGTGTTCCATATCTTAGTCAAGCAACAAAgtttaataaggaaaaaatGCAAATCGctattaacaaaattgaaaaaccaAATAATGTTCTTAATCTTACAAACGGTATCCTTTTGGCATTCTATATCTTAAACTCAg ctGTAGGAGGAAATAATAGAATTTATCGAGTCAGTTGTAATAAACTTATCATTGTAATAAGCGATGGATTGAAAGGCAATTACAATAACGCTGGTAAAGCTGTATTCGACAGAATGaattctgaaaaaattgttCGTGTATTTTCATATCTTGTAGGTCTAGTAAAAAATCCTAACGACCGAGCATTAAAAGAAATGTCTTGTAATAACCGAgggtatttttataaaatagaaactCTTGGTAACATTTGGAATTCTGTTGTAGAGTATTTAGAAGTGCTTAGTAGATCATTGGCAAGTCATAAAGATGAAATAAAGCCAACATTATCTCCAGTTTATTGA